The Cryptomeria japonica chromosome 2, Sugi_1.0, whole genome shotgun sequence region GGAGGTTTATTCAAAGAAGTGGGCCCGGGCATCTAATCTGTCAGGCTCGAGTGTGATGTGGGCCCGGCCATCTAATCTGTCAGGCTCGAGTGTGCCGGTTAAGCCGGGCTGTCGCGGGTCAACCCTTGGAGTGTGCTGGTTAAGGCAAAACCAGCCCATGAGCCAACCCAACCCCATCTTATCTTGCATTGTAGCCAAGACTAAGCTCCATTATTGGTTATTGCAAGGTAATGAACACCACCATTTTTGTCTTCTTTGATTGGTCATGACACCACCAAGATAGCGTGCAACTACTGCAACTACTTCCCACTTACTCATTTTTTAATCAGCCATACTTGTTACCTATTGAAGCACTGAATTGCTTGTTTTCAACTGCAGGGCGTTTGTAACATATCCTTTCTTGATTTATTTGCTTTTTCACCAGAGCATCAATTTTCTGTTAATGGCGTCCACTTCGACATCTGGTCGAGGAGAGCAGGCAGCCGATCCTTTTTTGGTACTTGAACCTCCCAATAGAAAGATAAAATCCTCCTTGTCTGTGAAACAGTTTGATGTATTCATCAACCATCGAGGCCCAGATGTCAAAACAACTCTGGCTCGGCAGCTTTACGATTCTTTACAGAAAGCTGACATCCGGGCGTATCTAGATTCGGAAGAGACTGAACTGGGAGACTCAATTTCTTCCACCATAAAGAATGCCATATTCTCTGCCACAGTGCACATAGCCATTTTCTCACCGCGATATGCAGAGTCTGCTTGGTGCTTAGCTGAGCTAGCTTTAATGTTTCAAACCCGGGCTAGAATCATTCCCCTGTTTTACCATGTTCAGCCTTCAGACTTCCGCTACATAAGAAATGGAGTTGCAGATGCATTTTCCAAACACAAAGAGAAGGGCAGATACCCTAGTCAGGACATTGAACAGTGGAAAGAATGCCTGCAGAACGTTTCAGGGATCATGGGCTACGAACTCAACGGACAGAATGAGTAAGACATCGTCATGTGCTTTCTATCCATACATTTTTGCTATATTTTGCTATTTCCTTTTCTAAAAACTACTTCAATCAGTGTCAAAATCTTTTTGTATTTAGTATATTAGGTTTTATATTTTGTATTACAGAAAATGTTGGGAGAAAATGTTGGGAAAATAAGATTGTAgcaaaatttggaaaaatttggaTTTGATTGTGAAATATTTTTAATCATCAATGTTCAGGTCATGAATCATATTCATGATCAGGATGAGGTTGAGCTAGGAAAAAGAatatgatctgaaacattgatgataAGAAATATTACagaatcaaattaaaaaataattacacaGACAGTGGAGGATTCATGCTACTAAGAGTGCATATTGTCTCAATTACCTTCGACACTTCATTAACTTCAATTTTTTGTTTCTACCTTTCCTATTTTTAGCGATCTGAATAAGCTGTGCTGTGACGTCGTGTCCGTCCTGGTGAAGGAGAAGCATAAGAGAAAAATTCCTTTCCTAGTTGCAAAATATGCTGTGGGACTTGATGAGCTTGTGAATGATTTCCACAGCCATTGCCAGAGAAATGGGCAGATGAAAGATAGAGTAATTGGCATCTTTGGAATGGGAGGATCTGGCAAGACCACTCTCGCCAAAGACTTGTTCAATCGCAAACAGTCAGAATTCAGCGGATCAACTAGTCTGTTTGATGTGAGGGACAAACATGCCAAAGGTGAGATGGGTTCTTTGCAGTGTAATCTTCTTAAAGAATTGTTTCCTGAGCTTTTTAAAAAATTGTTTCCTCGGATAGGAAAAAGATTTCCTAGTATAGAAGATGGAATTGCTGCTGTCAAGGATATCCTTCAAAGGAGCCGCGAATCAAGGTTCCTTATAGTTATAGATGATGTTGATAATCAGATGCAGTTAGATGCCTTATTACCTATGGATGCCCTCAATGCCAACAGTTTGGTGATTGTCACAACTCGTGACGAGAGGCTTCTTATACAGGCTGGAATAAGAATCCGTTATAAGATGAAAGAAATGAATCCAGAGCATAGCAGAGAGCTCTTCTGCTGGCATGCGTTTCATAGACAATCTTGTAAAAGTGGATTTGAGAATTTGGTAGACAGCTTTGTCGAAGTGTGTGGAGGTTTACCTCTTGCTCTTCGAGTGATGGGTGGGGATGTTTTTGGCAGTGACAAGGCTTATTGGAAGTTACAATTAGATACTGTTAAGGCAAGACTACACAAAGACATAAAACATACACTCAAACTAAGCTATGATGCTCTGGAAGAAGATCAAAAACAGATCTTTATGGATATAGCATGCTTTTTCATAGGGAAAAAGGTGAGCAGGGCCATAAGTATATGGAAGGCTTCAAGGTGGAGAGCAGAACATGCACTTCAGATCCTCAAAGACAAGTGCTTGGTTGAAGTGCAACTTTGTGCTGAGTGGAACAAAGACGAATATGAGCCAGCATTTGTTTTGAGAATGCATGACCACCTCCGCGACTTGGGAAGAGAAATGGCAGACAATGAAATGAGCAATCCTTGTCAGTTGTGGCATCATACAGATCTCGTATGTGTTTTTTGCGGTCTTAATTTCAAGGGTTTGATTTAAACAGCACATTCTAAGCTTTGACTAGCATAGATGGTTCATCTGAAATTGTactaatttgaatttttttctaatAAGACATATCTATTAATACAATTTCAGATGAACCACCTgaacaattcaaaatttgaaatatattttaataaatttcaacctagaaatttgatttattttctacATACATAACTTAGAATCAACAGTTTCTAACTCCATAAAATTTGAATTCAGATTTCACTGCAAAACATTCTCATGGAGTCCAAAAGAAAGAATTTCAGATATTTCAATGAAACTACTAAGCAGATGACATATCTTCTGGAAACTTCAAAGACATCAACCGATTTACAAGGCTTGAACTTCACTCTAATTCCAATCATCAGTATATTCCTGAATGGATTCCTCTACAAAATCTGCACACTTTAAGATTGGAAGGAGTATCACCTGCAAAATTGTGGCAAAGGGATAACCAGGTATATGCTTTTTCTTGATAAAAGTTTAAATTTTGCTGGCATCAACAAATAGTTTGTTCTTGTAAGACTTTCTATCAGTTTGAAACGAAGTGATTGTAAATTCCAGGTTCCACTCAAGTTGAAAGAGCTATCTTGCCGCTTTAATGGTCATTTTTTTCAACCCTTCACCCAAGATATGCTTATGAGAGACTTAAATGAACTGGTGAGTTCGTTTGGAATTTTAAAACATCTGGAAAGTCTGTACCTTCAATTTGGACCTGAATTTCAAATCTTAGAATGGAATTGCTTGCTAAAACATGTAAGAGAACTCACCAATCTGAAAACTTTAGAGTTTGCAACCTTAAATGTAGAAGGGGAATTCATTTTGAGCAACAGGGGACAGACAACTGATGATCAATTTCGTATGAGAAACCTTGAAGCCATAACTCTGTGTTGTACATTCAAAACAAGGAAGGTCTCAATTAGTGGACAGTTGTGTCCCACGCTCAAATCTCTTAAGCTTTATTCTATGGTAGATCTAATTGAAGTGGATTTAACAGGGTTAACCACACTGGAATGTCTGGTGCTGTTGGATTGTGGAAAGTTGAGAAAAGTATTGGGCAATGATCTGCCAGAGCTTGAAATGTTCAGCATAAAATTCTGCTGGGCTATCAGAGAGTTGCCAAATTTTGGGCGTGCCAGTTGTCTCAAGAGGATCTATATTCGACGCTGTCGGAACCTGGAGGATATATCAGCTATTGAAGGAATTAAGGGATTGAAGATGATATGGATTTCGTATTGTCCAGAGTTGAAGAATATAAAAGCTATTGAACAGTTGAAGGGATTGAAGAGAATCTGGATTCAGGAATGTACAAAGCTGCAGGGTGTAATTTGCTTTAAAGAATTGAAGGGATTGAAGAGAATCTTCATTGGGGGTTGTACAAGGCTGCAGAGTATACAAGGCATTGAATTTCTAATAT contains the following coding sequences:
- the LOC131056100 gene encoding disease resistance protein L6 encodes the protein MASTSTSGRGEQAADPFLVLEPPNRKIKSSLSVKQFDVFINHRGPDVKTTLARQLYDSLQKADIRAYLDSEETELGDSISSTIKNAIFSATVHIAIFSPRYAESAWCLAELALMFQTRARIIPLFYHVQPSDFRYIRNGVADAFSKHKEKGRYPSQDIEQWKECLQNVSGIMGYELNGQNDDLNKLCCDVVSVLVKEKHKRKIPFLVAKYAVGLDELVNDFHSHCQRNGQMKDRVIGIFGMGGSGKTTLAKDLFNRKQSEFSGSTSLFDVRDKHAKGEMGSLQCNLLKELFPELFKKLFPRIGKRFPSIEDGIAAVKDILQRSRESRFLIVIDDVDNQMQLDALLPMDALNANSLVIVTTRDERLLIQAGIRIRYKMKEMNPEHSRELFCWHAFHRQSCKSGFENLVDSFVEVCGGLPLALRVMGGDVFGSDKAYWKLQLDTVKARLHKDIKHTLKLSYDALEEDQKQIFMDIACFFIGKKVSRAISIWKASRWRAEHALQILKDKCLVEVQLCAEWNKDEYEPAFVLRMHDHLRDLGREMADNEMSNPCQLWHHTDLISLQNILMESKRKNFRYFNETTKQMTYLLETSKTSTDLQGLNFTLIPIISIFLNGFLYKICTL